A section of the Stenotrophomonas acidaminiphila genome encodes:
- a CDS encoding ABC transporter substrate-binding protein: MSRRQQILRLLLRYRNSGVFSGLQLDGEPPPSTRLPDDADPAQFVADLEALGTTFVKLGQVLSTRPDMIPLEYVAALERMQEQVAPIPVEQVRAVIEEELQAPVGKLFAVFDPEPLGCASIAQVHRAVLHDGREVAIKVQKPDVAAQLRSDIAVLRSFASAADHLTRVGRRVRFADWLDEFATTLRMELDYEAEAANLARFGQHLAPYPELWVPQPLWDLCRRRVLSMELVHGVRVDAIPPVRRTEQSMQPLAAALVRGYLDQIFVHGEIHADPHPGNLRVTDDQRLAVFDLGMVAHVPPRLRERLLKVLFAAVDGRGEEVADEIIGISTRLEDYDEERYLRLTGQMIARYAANDTLSEGRVVLEIVRIATACDLRTPPELSLLGKALLNLEGACRLLAPELDTRSVVERQLQHVMRARLVKSLSMANVASEAMELQQLLRTGPRRVSDILSLVAENRLQMKVTGLEESRLMENIQKVANRIAAGLITAALLLSSVLLMRVPSRFSLFGYPAFAMLLFLVGVVIGLGLIVSALLFDRRTRARAREERGHR, from the coding sequence ATGAGCCGGCGCCAGCAGATCCTGCGGTTGCTGCTGCGCTATCGCAATTCGGGGGTGTTTTCCGGGCTGCAGCTGGACGGCGAGCCACCGCCCAGCACCCGGCTGCCCGATGATGCCGATCCGGCGCAGTTCGTGGCCGACCTGGAGGCATTGGGGACGACCTTCGTCAAGCTCGGCCAGGTGCTGTCCACGCGCCCGGACATGATCCCGCTGGAGTACGTGGCCGCGCTGGAGCGCATGCAGGAGCAGGTCGCGCCGATCCCGGTGGAACAGGTGCGCGCGGTGATCGAGGAAGAGCTGCAGGCGCCGGTCGGCAAGCTGTTCGCCGTGTTCGACCCGGAGCCGCTGGGCTGCGCCTCCATCGCCCAGGTCCATCGCGCGGTGCTGCACGATGGCCGCGAAGTGGCGATCAAGGTGCAGAAGCCCGATGTCGCCGCGCAGTTGCGCTCGGACATCGCGGTGCTGCGCAGCTTCGCCAGCGCCGCCGACCACCTGACCCGGGTCGGCCGCCGCGTGCGCTTCGCCGACTGGCTGGACGAGTTCGCCACCACCCTGCGCATGGAGCTGGACTACGAAGCGGAGGCGGCGAACCTGGCGCGCTTCGGCCAGCACCTGGCACCGTATCCGGAGCTGTGGGTGCCGCAGCCGCTGTGGGACCTGTGCCGGCGGCGGGTGCTGAGCATGGAACTGGTGCATGGCGTGCGTGTGGACGCGATTCCGCCGGTGCGCCGCACCGAGCAGTCGATGCAGCCACTGGCCGCGGCGCTGGTACGCGGCTACCTGGACCAGATTTTCGTGCACGGCGAGATCCATGCCGACCCGCATCCGGGCAACCTGCGGGTGACCGACGACCAGCGCCTGGCGGTGTTCGACCTGGGCATGGTCGCGCACGTGCCGCCGCGCCTGCGCGAACGGCTGCTCAAGGTGCTGTTCGCGGCGGTGGACGGGCGTGGCGAGGAAGTGGCCGACGAAATCATCGGCATCAGCACGCGCCTGGAGGACTACGACGAGGAGCGCTACCTGCGCCTGACCGGGCAGATGATTGCCCGCTATGCCGCCAACGACACCCTGTCCGAGGGCCGCGTGGTCCTGGAGATCGTGCGCATCGCCACCGCCTGCGACCTGCGCACGCCGCCGGAGCTGAGCCTGCTGGGCAAGGCGCTGCTCAACCTGGAAGGGGCGTGCCGGCTGCTGGCACCGGAGCTGGATACACGCAGCGTGGTCGAGCGCCAGCTGCAGCACGTGATGCGCGCGCGTCTGGTCAAGTCGTTGTCGATGGCCAACGTCGCCAGCGAGGCGATGGAACTGCAGCAGTTGTTGCGCACCGGCCCGCGGCGGGTGTCCGACATCCTCAGCCTGGTGGCCGAGAACCGGCTGCAGATGAAGGTCACCGGGCTGGAGGAATCGCGGCTGATGGAGAACATCCAGAAAGTCGCCAACCGCATCGCCGCCGGCCTGATCACCGCCGCGCTGCTGCTGTCGTCGGTGCTGCTGATGCGCGTGCCCAGCCGCTTCTCGCTGTTCGGCTACCCGGCGTTCGCGATGCTGCTGTTCCTGGTCGGCGTGGTGATCGGCCTGGGCCTGATCGTCAGCGCGCTGCTGTTCGACCGCCGTACCCGTGCGCGGGCGCGCGAGGAACGCGGGCACCGCTGA
- a CDS encoding phosphoglycerol transferase I (catalyzes the transfer of phosphoglycerol to the glucan backbone), which translates to MHWTFWLYLPALFLLLLCTPVLARLKAALLALTLLAFSGWWLIDRLSGDGINSATLYHLRSDMEGAGVGDFTGYIAAFAVLAVLSLVPLLLVRVRRLHRPRHGGLLTAAFAALLVAAVVGSPLYGDARRMYQQMKPVDYSAVAPEYVVPTRALARARNIVWIYGESLERTYLDERVFPGLMPNLQRLAGQALDLRGIASADGSGWTIAGLVSSMCGVPLTTAQGDENSMGRMGSFLPEAFCLGDYLKQQGYSNHYLGGANGQFAAKADFLASHGYDDIRDLAWFRQQRVAARHFSNWGIHDDVLLELAYDRFIELSRAGQPFMLTALTMDTHHPAGHLPVACKGTRYRSAHGDIGLLNALKCTDRLIARLVDRIRASEFGDDTLVVVASDHLAMPNDLSHVLETLQRENLLLFLGKDIAPRQLAASAGTTLDSGATLLQLLDPAIDAIGFGRSLLATPRAASASVAALKADPSDYARYRAFARSLWLGEQTRVLRLEGDQVLVGVQKVQPPVLLEYDAQWALESVYLENTSRRFDEADPSHRLAYVDRCTAFEDASADGDWCALLVDSDQGMRLYRDAQLRRGIAVDAPLEPFHGPRPSVRQSRMISRTAHPTRPGQYVLELYASQRPARAFWVEAVSPQRKVVVAQQWVQPDSDGRIRLPLGLDEEIDDLEIRAWLGHAETLAVERYALVPAIRARPRS; encoded by the coding sequence ATGCATTGGACTTTCTGGCTGTACCTGCCCGCCCTGTTCCTGTTGTTGCTGTGTACGCCCGTGCTGGCGCGGCTCAAGGCGGCACTGTTGGCACTGACGCTGCTGGCGTTCAGCGGGTGGTGGCTGATCGACCGGCTGAGCGGTGATGGCATCAACTCGGCCACGCTCTACCACCTGCGCAGCGACATGGAAGGAGCGGGCGTCGGCGACTTCACCGGGTATATCGCCGCGTTCGCGGTACTGGCGGTGCTTTCGCTGGTTCCACTGCTGCTGGTGCGGGTGCGGCGCCTGCACCGGCCACGCCATGGCGGCCTGCTGACGGCGGCATTCGCGGCGCTGCTGGTGGCCGCCGTCGTCGGCAGCCCGCTGTACGGCGACGCGCGGCGCATGTACCAGCAGATGAAGCCGGTCGACTACAGCGCGGTGGCGCCGGAGTACGTGGTTCCCACGCGGGCACTGGCGCGTGCCAGGAACATCGTGTGGATCTACGGCGAAAGCCTGGAACGCACCTACCTGGACGAGCGCGTGTTCCCCGGGCTGATGCCGAACCTGCAACGGCTGGCCGGGCAGGCACTGGACCTGCGCGGCATCGCCTCGGCAGATGGCAGCGGCTGGACCATCGCCGGGCTGGTGTCTTCGATGTGCGGCGTGCCGCTGACCACCGCGCAGGGCGACGAGAACAGCATGGGCCGCATGGGCAGCTTCCTGCCGGAAGCGTTCTGCCTGGGCGACTATCTGAAACAGCAGGGCTACAGCAACCATTACCTGGGCGGCGCCAACGGCCAGTTCGCGGCCAAGGCCGATTTCCTTGCCAGCCACGGCTACGACGACATCCGCGACCTGGCCTGGTTCCGGCAGCAGCGCGTCGCTGCCCGGCATTTCTCGAACTGGGGCATCCACGACGACGTGCTGCTGGAACTCGCCTACGACCGCTTCATCGAGCTGTCGCGCGCCGGCCAGCCGTTCATGCTCACCGCGCTGACCATGGATACCCACCATCCGGCCGGGCACCTGCCGGTGGCGTGCAAGGGCACGCGCTACCGCAGCGCGCATGGCGACATCGGCCTGCTCAATGCGCTCAAGTGCACCGACCGGCTTATCGCGCGGCTGGTGGACCGCATCCGCGCCAGCGAGTTCGGCGACGACACGCTGGTGGTGGTCGCCTCCGACCACCTGGCCATGCCCAACGACCTGAGCCACGTGCTGGAAACCCTGCAGCGCGAAAACCTGCTGCTGTTCCTCGGCAAGGACATCGCCCCGCGCCAGCTGGCCGCCAGCGCCGGGACCACCCTGGATTCGGGCGCGACGCTGCTGCAGCTGCTGGATCCGGCAATCGACGCGATCGGCTTCGGCCGCTCGCTGCTGGCAACGCCACGCGCGGCCAGCGCCAGCGTCGCCGCGCTCAAGGCCGATCCGTCCGACTATGCGCGCTACCGCGCGTTCGCGCGCTCGTTGTGGCTCGGCGAACAGACCCGCGTGCTGCGCCTGGAAGGCGACCAGGTGCTGGTCGGCGTGCAGAAGGTGCAGCCGCCGGTGCTGCTGGAATACGACGCGCAGTGGGCGCTGGAGTCGGTGTACCTGGAAAACACCTCGCGCCGCTTCGACGAGGCCGACCCCAGCCACCGCCTCGCCTATGTGGACCGCTGCACCGCGTTCGAGGACGCCTCGGCCGACGGCGACTGGTGCGCGCTGCTGGTGGACAGCGACCAGGGCATGCGCCTGTACCGCGACGCGCAGCTGCGCCGCGGCATCGCCGTGGACGCGCCGCTGGAGCCGTTCCATGGCCCACGCCCGAGCGTGCGCCAGTCGCGCATGATCAGCCGCACCGCGCACCCCACCCGTCCCGGCCAGTACGTGCTGGAGCTGTACGCCAGCCAGCGCCCGGCACGCGCATTCTGGGTCGAGGCGGTGTCGCCGCAGCGCAAGGTGGTCGTCGCCCAGCAATGGGTGCAGCCGGACAGCGACGGCCGCATCCGCCTGCCGCTGGGCCTGGACGAGGAGATCGACGACCTGGAGATACGTGCCTGGCTGGGCCACGCCGAGACCCTGGCGGTGGAGCGTTACGCGCTGGTGCCGGCGATCCGCGCCCGCCCGCGTTCCTGA